Genomic segment of Rhinoderma darwinii isolate aRhiDar2 chromosome 12, aRhiDar2.hap1, whole genome shotgun sequence:
CCAATACAGAGAAGCTGACCGCGTTCATCAACACGCTGAACGGGAAGGATGGGACAGGGTCGCACCTGGTCACCGTCCCCCCGGGGCCCAGCCTGGCAGATGCCCTCATCAGCTCCCCCATCCTGGCAGGAGAAGGTGGCGCCATGCTAGGACTAGGCGCCAGTGACTTTGAGTTTGGGGTTGATCCCAGCGCGGACCCAGAATTGGCTCTGGTGAGTGTCAGGCCCATGCCCGGTTTGTGCGCTATTACCCGGGGGACGTCCTGTGACCCTTGTGTGTGCCCGTAGGCTCTGCGCGTGTCCATGGAGGAGCAGAGGCAGCGGCAGGAGGAGGAGGCCAGGCGGGCGGCCGCTGCGTCTGCTGCTGAGGCTGGGATATCCTCTACAGCTGGAGACGGTGAGGATGAGGGGTGCCGGGGGTGGTCTGGCTGAGCCCCCGCTGACTCTGCCGTTTATGTCATCAGATTCAGATGAGGCGCTGCTCAAGATGACGATCGGGCAGCAGGAAGGAGGCCGCAGCGGACTGCCAGACTTCAGCAGCATGACGGAGGACGAGCAGATCGCGTACGCCATGCAGATGTCCCTACAAGGAGCCGGTACGTGGGGCAGGGGGGTACACGCTGCTGGTAATGTATAGCCCCTTACCCCAGCATCTCCTGcttctcccctcccccacctgCCGCCGGGGGGCAGGATTAACTCTTTGTATGTTAGAGGATGTGACCGCTCTCTCTTCCTGCAGAGTTTGGTCAGGCAGAATCAGCGGATCTGGACAGCAGCGCCATGGAGATCCCAGAACCCGCAAAGGTAACACCCCTCCCCCGCTCTACAGCTCATAAAGTGTCAGCTCCTGAGTCCAGAACCTCACCCCTCTCTCACCCACAGGAGGAGGACGACTATGATGTCATGCAGGACCCCGAATTCCTGCAAAGTGTTCTAGAGAACTTACCAGGCGTGGACCCCAACAACGAGGCCATCCGCAACGCCATGGGGTCTCTGGCCTCCCAAGCCTCAAAAGACAGCAAGAAAgacaagaaggaggaggagaagaaataACGGGGGACCCTGGGATTGTGGGGTGTCCTGTGTGACCTAGTAATGAATAATTGGGTGGCCGCCTCCATAGAGCAGGGATTTTAGGGGTGGCGAGGTTTACCGGATGGAGGCAGCCGCTCCCCAGGCGTGTGTAAGATTGGGGCCCCTCTGACACTGGCGTCTCCCTGCTCCTTCCCAGGGTACGGCAGGGGTGGGGGTAGTGTGTATACGGGAGCTGTAGGATGTGGGCGTGTCAGACGGGTCATGTGTTCTGCCGTCATATGTATCAGACAACcttcaagatgacgtcacaaataAAACCTTATATATCAAAGCAGGCCTCGCCTCGTGGAATTCTGGGAGTTTATTATATTACTGAGACCATAGAGTTACTATACAGAGGAGCGCTGCTGACAAGCAGCCTGTACATCACGTGAGAGGTTGTCacggccccgccccctgttactgatgtTACTCACACCGTATATATATCTTTCAGGGCGCGGCCAGGTCTTATAATGCACAGCGATCACTCTGGACCGATGGTGGCGTCTAAATGCTGGCTCAAGGCGTCAGTTGTAGGTTCACCCACAGGCAAACAATTCTCTGACCCACTTGATTGTAGATCATACCAAATAGGACAGTTTATCAACTGCT
This window contains:
- the PSMD4 gene encoding 26S proteasome non-ATPase regulatory subunit 4 — encoded protein: MVLESTMVCVDNSEYMRNGDFLPTRLQAQQDAVNIVCHSKTRSNPENNVGLITLANNCEVLTTLTPDTGRILSKLHSVQPVGTISFCTGIRIAHLSLKHRQGKNHKMRIIAFVGSPVEDNEKDLVKMAKRLKKEKVSVDIINFGEEESNTEKLTAFINTLNGKDGTGSHLVTVPPGPSLADALISSPILAGEGGAMLGLGASDFEFGVDPSADPELALALRVSMEEQRQRQEEEARRAAAASAAEAGISSTAGDDSDEALLKMTIGQQEGGRSGLPDFSSMTEDEQIAYAMQMSLQGAEFGQAESADLDSSAMEIPEPAKEEDDYDVMQDPEFLQSVLENLPGVDPNNEAIRNAMGSLASQASKDSKKDKKEEEKK